A section of the Stenotrophomonas acidaminiphila genome encodes:
- a CDS encoding cytochrome C yields MPLGRGNKEKNVRFYLASVLLLAAALLVSAAWLAPVQAGAPAQAVKLPETRFASSVSGHGFNAPPGFADAVPARNTAHPEAKPVGEQVCTACHAKESDNFAHTAHALGMQVALAANPATATCEACHGPGSVHAANPTAKGAIIAFTHEGGTPVANQTESCLGCHSGGPRDTWLGSIHQRNELSCSDCHNPMQKFSAEGLTAKQSVSETCATCHKDIRQQFNRRSHMPLPEGQISCVDCHNPHGTLNATLLKTDTVNETCYQCHAEKRGPFLFEHAPVRESCLNCHQVHGSNQHALLVAPIPMLCQQCHSHTRHPNDLQTELSLGNGVTPDERLMGRGCITCHAQVHGSNHPSGPRLHK; encoded by the coding sequence ATCCCCCTTGGCAGGGGCAACAAGGAGAAGAACGTGCGGTTCTATCTCGCATCCGTATTGCTGCTTGCCGCCGCGTTGCTGGTGTCCGCGGCGTGGCTGGCCCCGGTCCAGGCCGGCGCCCCGGCACAGGCGGTCAAGCTCCCCGAGACCCGCTTCGCCTCCTCCGTTTCCGGGCATGGCTTCAACGCCCCGCCCGGCTTCGCCGACGCGGTGCCCGCGCGCAACACGGCGCACCCCGAGGCCAAGCCGGTCGGCGAACAGGTCTGCACGGCCTGCCATGCCAAGGAGAGCGACAACTTCGCGCACACCGCGCATGCGCTGGGCATGCAGGTGGCGCTGGCCGCCAATCCGGCCACCGCCACCTGCGAGGCCTGCCATGGCCCCGGCTCGGTGCATGCGGCCAACCCGACCGCCAAGGGCGCGATCATCGCCTTCACCCACGAGGGCGGCACGCCCGTGGCCAACCAGACCGAAAGCTGCCTGGGCTGCCATTCCGGCGGCCCGCGCGACACATGGCTGGGCTCGATCCACCAGCGCAACGAGCTGTCGTGCAGCGACTGCCACAATCCCATGCAGAAATTCTCCGCCGAAGGCCTGACCGCCAAGCAGTCGGTGAGCGAGACCTGCGCCACCTGCCACAAGGACATCCGCCAGCAGTTCAACCGCCGCTCGCACATGCCGCTGCCGGAAGGCCAGATCAGCTGCGTGGACTGCCACAATCCGCACGGCACGCTCAACGCCACCCTGCTCAAGACCGACACGGTCAACGAGACCTGCTACCAGTGCCACGCCGAAAAACGCGGGCCGTTCCTGTTCGAACACGCGCCGGTGCGCGAGAGCTGCCTCAACTGCCACCAGGTGCATGGTTCCAACCAGCACGCCCTGCTGGTCGCTCCGATCCCGATGCTGTGCCAGCAGTGCCATTCGCACACCCGCCACCCCAATGACCTGCAGACGGAGTTGTCGCTCGGCAATGGCGTGACACCGGACGAACGCCTGATGGGCCGCGGCTGCATCACCTGCCACGCGCAGGTCCACGGCTCCAATCACCCCTCCGGCCCACGCCTGCACAAGTAA
- a CDS encoding heme exporter protein CcmB, translated as MSLPGPQPTLLDAARALLARDLKLLWRRRGDAAQPILFALLVVALFALALGGNPELLQRVAAAVLWLSVLLAGLLSLDTLFRGDAEDGSLEQWLLSPVPLPWLVAVRVFSHWLTTAFPLVLVSPLLAELMQLPRAQLPVLVASLALGTPLLSLLGAVVAALTVGMRRSGILLALLVLPLYVPVLVFGAGAVAAAAQGFDASGALLLLGAGLVVSLLLAPLTAAAAIRIASS; from the coding sequence ATGAGCCTGCCCGGACCGCAGCCCACCCTGCTCGACGCCGCCCGGGCGCTGCTCGCCCGCGACCTGAAACTGCTGTGGCGGCGTCGCGGCGACGCCGCGCAGCCGATTCTGTTCGCGCTACTGGTGGTGGCGCTGTTCGCCCTGGCCCTGGGCGGCAATCCGGAGTTGCTGCAGCGGGTGGCCGCGGCCGTGCTGTGGCTGTCGGTGCTGCTGGCCGGGCTGCTGTCGCTGGACACCCTGTTCCGTGGCGATGCCGAGGACGGATCGCTGGAACAGTGGCTGCTGTCGCCGGTGCCGTTGCCATGGCTGGTCGCGGTGCGGGTGTTCTCGCACTGGCTGACCACCGCCTTCCCGCTGGTGCTGGTCAGTCCGCTGCTGGCCGAACTGATGCAGCTGCCGCGCGCGCAGCTGCCGGTACTGGTGGCCTCACTGGCGCTGGGCACGCCCCTGCTGAGCCTGCTCGGCGCGGTGGTCGCCGCGCTCACCGTGGGCATGCGCCGCTCCGGCATCCTGCTGGCGCTGCTGGTGCTGCCGCTGTACGTTCCGGTACTGGTGTTCGGCGCCGGCGCGGTGGCGGCGGCGGCACAGGGCTTCGATGCCAGCGGCGCACTGCTGCTGCTCGGTGCGGGCCTGGTGGTGAGCCTGCTGCTGGCGCCGCTGACCGCCGCGGCCGCGATCCGCATCGCCAGCTCCTGA
- a CDS encoding heme ABC transporter ATP-binding protein CcmA, which produces MTATLNTPPLLDARGLRFTRNDDPVFGPLDLHVDAGEALLVQGGNGAGKTTLLRVLAGLLRADDGTIQIDGRTAGAGDRSRYIAYLGHLPALKQDLGTLENLHVLCGLQGRRVRQMPGNALAIVGLAGYEDTLVRQLSAGQKKRLSLARLWLSPAPVWLLDEPYANLDLDGINLVNRMISAHLRSGGAALVTTHGAYAAPPVRNRTLTLGPAAVEAAA; this is translated from the coding sequence ATGACCGCGACCCTGAACACCCCGCCGCTGCTCGACGCGCGCGGACTGCGCTTCACCCGCAACGACGACCCGGTGTTCGGGCCCCTGGACCTGCACGTGGATGCCGGCGAGGCGCTGCTGGTACAGGGCGGCAACGGCGCCGGCAAGACCACCCTGCTGCGCGTGCTCGCCGGGCTGCTGCGCGCCGACGACGGCACGATCCAGATCGACGGCCGCACCGCCGGCGCCGGCGACCGCTCGCGCTACATCGCCTACCTGGGCCACCTGCCCGCGCTCAAGCAGGACCTGGGCACGCTGGAGAACCTGCACGTGCTGTGCGGCCTGCAGGGCCGCCGGGTGCGGCAGATGCCCGGCAACGCCCTGGCCATCGTCGGCCTGGCCGGCTACGAGGACACCCTGGTGCGGCAGCTGTCGGCCGGCCAGAAGAAGCGCCTGTCGCTGGCCCGGCTGTGGCTGTCGCCGGCACCGGTATGGCTGCTGGACGAGCCCTACGCCAATCTCGACCTGGACGGCATCAACCTGGTCAACCGCATGATTTCCGCGCACCTGCGCAGCGGCGGCGCCGCACTGGTCACCACCCACGGCGCCTATGCCGCGCCACCGGTGCGCAACCGCACGCTCACCCTCGGCCCTGCCGCGGTGGAGGCCGCCGCATGA
- a CDS encoding aminotransferase translates to MQPQTKLPKVGTTIFTVMSQLAAEHGAVNLGQGFPDFPAPQRLIDETARAMREGLNQYAPMTGVAPLRQAIAQKALDCYGAQVDPDTEITVTSGGTEAIFNAIHAVVRAGDEVIVLDPAYDCYEPAIDLAGARAVHVALDPRTFAVDWDKVRAAITPRTRMLMVNTPHNPSGAMLSAADMQALADVLRGTGIYLISDEVYEHIVYDGARHESALRYPELRERAFVISSFGKTYHCTGWKIGYAIAPPALSAEFRKVHQYNTFTTYGPAQYGFAAMIRDEPEHHLELGAFYQAKRDRFREQLLTTRLQPLPVPGGYFQLVDYSAISDLPDHEFVKWLTIDKGVTAIPLSPFYETAPAGQRLVRLCFAKNDATLDAAIERLVKL, encoded by the coding sequence ATGCAACCGCAGACCAAGCTGCCCAAGGTGGGCACCACCATCTTCACCGTGATGTCGCAGCTGGCCGCCGAGCACGGCGCGGTCAACCTGGGCCAGGGCTTCCCGGACTTCCCGGCGCCGCAGCGGCTGATCGACGAGACCGCCCGTGCCATGCGCGAGGGCCTGAACCAGTACGCGCCGATGACCGGCGTGGCGCCGCTGCGCCAGGCCATCGCGCAGAAGGCATTGGACTGCTACGGCGCGCAGGTCGATCCGGATACCGAGATCACGGTGACCTCCGGCGGCACCGAGGCGATTTTCAATGCCATCCATGCGGTGGTGCGCGCCGGCGACGAGGTCATCGTGCTCGACCCGGCCTACGACTGCTACGAGCCGGCCATCGACCTGGCCGGCGCGCGCGCGGTGCATGTGGCGCTGGACCCGCGCACCTTCGCCGTGGACTGGGACAAGGTGCGCGCGGCGATCACCCCCAGGACGCGGATGCTGATGGTCAACACGCCGCACAACCCGTCCGGCGCGATGCTCTCGGCCGCCGACATGCAGGCGCTGGCCGACGTGCTGCGCGGCACCGGCATCTACCTGATCTCCGACGAGGTCTACGAGCACATCGTCTATGACGGCGCCCGCCACGAATCGGCGCTGCGCTACCCGGAGCTGCGCGAGCGCGCGTTCGTGATCTCCAGCTTCGGCAAGACCTACCACTGCACCGGCTGGAAGATCGGCTACGCCATCGCCCCGCCGGCGTTGAGCGCCGAGTTCCGCAAGGTGCACCAGTACAACACCTTCACTACCTACGGCCCGGCGCAGTACGGCTTTGCGGCGATGATCCGCGACGAACCGGAGCACCACCTGGAACTGGGCGCGTTCTACCAGGCCAAGCGCGACCGCTTCCGCGAACAGCTGCTGACCACGCGGCTGCAGCCGCTGCCGGTGCCGGGCGGTTACTTCCAGCTGGTGGATTATTCGGCCATCAGCGACCTGCCGGACCACGAGTTCGTGAAGTGGCTGACCATCGACAAGGGCGTCACCGCCATCCCGCTGTCGCCGTTCTACGAAACCGCGCCGGCTGGGCAGCGCCTGGTGCGGCTGTGCTTCGCCAAGAACGACGCCACGCTGGATGCGGCGATCGAGCGCCTGGTGAAACTGTGA
- a CDS encoding amidohydrolase, which produces MNDLRISLVQGDTRWHDPAGNRAHYAALLTPLAGTTDLVILPETFTSGFSNDAIDKAEDMDGPTVAWIREQARALGAAVTGSVQLRVDGGVFNRLLWATPDGGLWHYDKRHLFRYAGEHKRYAAGRERLCVELKGWRINPQICYDLRFPVFCRNRFDVERPGQMDFDLQIFVANWPSARAHAWRTLARARAIENLCYVAVVNRVGVDGNGLHYAGDSAVIDFLGQPQVEIREREQVVTTVVSAQALAEHRERFPAMLDADAFTLG; this is translated from the coding sequence ATGAATGACCTCCGCATTTCCCTCGTGCAGGGCGACACCCGCTGGCACGACCCGGCGGGCAATCGCGCGCATTACGCCGCGCTGCTGACGCCGCTGGCCGGCACCACCGACCTGGTGATCCTGCCGGAGACCTTCACCAGCGGCTTCTCCAACGACGCCATCGACAAGGCCGAGGACATGGACGGCCCGACCGTGGCCTGGATCCGCGAACAGGCGCGCGCGCTGGGCGCGGCGGTCACCGGCAGCGTGCAGTTGCGCGTCGACGGCGGGGTCTTCAACCGCCTGCTGTGGGCCACGCCCGATGGCGGGCTGTGGCACTACGACAAGCGCCACCTGTTCCGCTATGCCGGCGAGCACAAGCGCTATGCGGCCGGGCGCGAGCGCCTGTGCGTGGAGCTGAAGGGCTGGCGGATCAATCCGCAGATCTGCTACGACCTGCGTTTCCCGGTGTTCTGCCGCAATCGCTTCGACGTCGAGCGCCCCGGGCAGATGGATTTCGACCTGCAGATCTTCGTCGCCAACTGGCCGTCGGCGCGCGCCCATGCCTGGCGCACGCTGGCGCGCGCGCGGGCGATCGAGAACCTGTGCTACGTGGCCGTGGTCAACCGCGTGGGCGTGGACGGCAACGGCCTGCATTACGCCGGCGACAGTGCGGTGATCGACTTCCTCGGCCAGCCGCAGGTGGAAATCCGCGAGCGCGAGCAGGTGGTGACCACCGTGGTCTCGGCGCAGGCACTGGCCGAGCACCGCGAGCGGTTCCCGGCGATGCTGGACGCCGATGCCTTCACCCTGGGCTGA
- a CDS encoding prevent-host-death protein — MDLILNLPDLEKTPASDVKAKGWPELMRKVLRNGAVVVTNHNHPQAVVVSAEEYQRLVDQANGRSAAAQRAQSLQALQAEFDAHLATLQAGSLANALARPARRGRTIVLGKSS, encoded by the coding sequence ATGGATCTGATCCTGAACCTGCCCGATCTGGAAAAGACGCCCGCCAGCGACGTCAAGGCCAAAGGCTGGCCCGAACTGATGCGCAAGGTGCTCAGGAACGGCGCGGTGGTCGTCACCAATCACAATCATCCACAGGCGGTGGTGGTCTCAGCCGAGGAGTACCAGCGCCTGGTTGACCAGGCCAACGGCCGTTCCGCCGCGGCGCAGCGCGCACAGTCGCTGCAGGCCCTCCAGGCCGAGTTCGACGCCCACCTGGCGACGCTGCAGGCGGGCAGCCTGGCAAACGCCCTGGCCCGCCCCGCCCGCCGCGGACGCACGATCGTCCTGGGCAAGTCGTCGTAA
- a CDS encoding SMC-Scp complex subunit ScpB: MDQPLINRIVEGALLASSQPLTLAQLQELFPEDQPAPPGSVERALELLREDCQGRGVELVEVASGFRYQITREVHGWVSRLWTERKTRYTRATLETLALIAYRQPITRGEIEQVRGVAVSSNIIQGLEEREWIRVVGHRDVPGKPALFGTTRAFLDYFGLKRLDELPPLSELRDIGELEPQLPLGDDGQLAAPLAATASPAADDAAGRGDTDTAAAPDDRDAAPDTAPTGEPDAAPGERAAEVEDTGNNAVATTTVAVDEADPEPEADEENAGRSQTE, from the coding sequence ATGGATCAACCGCTGATCAACCGCATCGTCGAAGGCGCGCTGCTGGCCTCCAGCCAGCCGCTGACCCTGGCGCAGCTGCAGGAGCTGTTCCCCGAGGATCAGCCGGCGCCGCCGGGCAGCGTCGAACGCGCGCTGGAGCTGCTGCGCGAAGACTGCCAGGGGCGCGGGGTGGAGCTGGTCGAGGTCGCCTCCGGCTTCCGTTACCAGATCACCCGCGAGGTGCACGGCTGGGTCTCGCGGCTGTGGACCGAACGCAAGACCCGCTACACCCGCGCCACCCTGGAGACCCTGGCCCTGATCGCCTACCGCCAGCCGATCACCCGCGGCGAGATCGAGCAGGTGCGTGGCGTGGCGGTGAGCAGCAACATCATCCAGGGGCTGGAAGAGCGCGAATGGATCCGCGTGGTCGGCCACCGCGACGTGCCCGGCAAGCCGGCGCTGTTCGGCACCACCCGCGCGTTCCTGGACTACTTCGGCCTCAAGCGCCTGGACGAACTGCCGCCGCTGTCCGAACTGCGCGACATCGGCGAGCTGGAGCCGCAGCTGCCGCTGGGCGACGACGGCCAGCTGGCCGCGCCGCTCGCCGCCACGGCCAGCCCCGCAGCGGACGACGCTGCCGGGCGCGGCGACACCGACACCGCGGCAGCCCCTGACGACCGGGATGCCGCACCCGACACCGCCCCCACGGGCGAACCCGACGCCGCGCCGGGAGAGCGCGCGGCGGAAGTGGAAGACACCGGAAACAACGCCGTCGCGACGACGACCGTGGCTGTTGACGAAGCCGATCCCGAACCTGAGGCCGACGAAGAAAACGCCGGCCGGAGCCAAACAGAATGA
- a CDS encoding segregation/condensation protein A → MTSELAHAANPPAPPTIPQQQEMPLAVVHGQPVLQIPQDLYIPPDALEVILDAFEGPLDLLLYLIRRQNLDILDIPVAEITRQYVEYINVMQELRFELAAEYLVMAAMLAEIKSRMLLPRPPSDEGEEADPRAELVRRLQEYERFKQAAEDIDALPRQDRDTTPAHAFVPDRTTVKVPPPVDLKEMLLALHDVLKRAELFSGHAIKREALSVRQRMGDVLEQLEDGRFYRFETLFTAEEGKLGVLVTFLALLELAKEQLLDIVQEAPLAPIYVKSLAAGNTNAPLQFSSEFDDGDFNDADSPNA, encoded by the coding sequence ATGACTTCAGAACTCGCGCACGCCGCGAACCCGCCAGCGCCGCCCACCATTCCGCAGCAGCAGGAAATGCCGCTGGCGGTGGTGCATGGGCAGCCGGTCCTGCAGATCCCGCAGGACCTGTACATCCCGCCGGATGCGCTGGAAGTCATCCTCGACGCCTTCGAGGGCCCGCTGGACCTGCTGCTGTACCTGATCCGCCGGCAGAACCTGGACATCCTGGACATCCCGGTCGCCGAGATCACCCGGCAGTACGTCGAGTACATCAACGTCATGCAGGAGCTGCGCTTCGAGCTGGCGGCCGAGTACCTGGTGATGGCCGCGATGCTGGCCGAGATCAAGTCGCGCATGCTGCTGCCGCGCCCGCCCAGCGACGAAGGCGAGGAAGCCGACCCGCGCGCCGAGCTGGTGCGCCGGCTGCAGGAGTACGAACGCTTCAAGCAGGCCGCCGAGGACATCGACGCCCTGCCCCGGCAGGACCGCGACACCACCCCGGCGCATGCCTTCGTGCCGGACCGGACCACGGTCAAGGTACCGCCGCCGGTGGACCTGAAGGAAATGCTGCTGGCGCTGCACGACGTGCTCAAGCGCGCCGAGCTGTTCAGCGGCCACGCGATCAAGCGCGAGGCACTGAGCGTGCGCCAGCGCATGGGCGATGTGCTGGAACAGCTCGAGGACGGCAGGTTCTACCGCTTCGAGACGCTGTTCACCGCCGAGGAAGGCAAGCTCGGCGTGCTGGTCACCTTCCTGGCGCTGCTGGAACTGGCCAAGGAACAGCTGCTGGACATCGTCCAGGAAGCGCCGCTGGCGCCGATCTACGTGAAATCGCTGGCCGCCGGCAACACCAACGCGCCGCTGCAGTTCTCCAGCGAATTCGACGATGGCGACTTCAACGACGCCGACTCCCCCAACGCCTGA
- a CDS encoding BolA family transcriptional regulator has protein sequence MTRVERIRAALEAAFAPSRLEVEDDSHRHAGHAGARDGRGHFNVLIVSPAFAGKAPLARHRAVYAALGDMMQTDIHALSIQARTPAEAGA, from the coding sequence GTGACCCGGGTCGAGCGGATCCGCGCCGCCCTGGAGGCCGCCTTCGCACCCAGCCGGCTGGAAGTGGAGGACGACAGCCACCGCCACGCCGGCCATGCCGGCGCGCGCGACGGGCGCGGTCACTTCAATGTGCTGATCGTCAGCCCGGCATTCGCCGGAAAGGCGCCACTGGCGCGCCATAGGGCGGTTTACGCGGCACTTGGCGACATGATGCAGACCGATATCCACGCGCTGTCGATCCAGGCGCGGACCCCGGCCGAGGCCGGCGCCTGA
- a CDS encoding LacI family transcriptional regulator: MAVAKPAITIKDVAREAKVSVATVSRALNGHENVAEPVRKQVLEVARRLRYAPHAAARSLSSRSTQTIGLVLPDLHGEFFSELMRGIDGVARMHRWHLLVSSYHGDQEQQGVALQAMRGRVDGLLVMSPYAADAGFLMDNLPPALPTVLINTPVADGQYPAFGIDDHAGALAMTRYLLEAGHRRIAFIAGPDGNHDARERLRGFQDAMAAAGAPAEGRVLAGGFDEASGYAAGKALLREAHLPDAVFAANDMMALGCLYAFSQAGVRVPQQVALAGFDDIPLARFVHPSLTTMQVSIADLGGRATSHLLHLMERDDASEGGAGTTLVPTLIVRDSTSRRELP, translated from the coding sequence ATGGCGGTGGCGAAGCCGGCGATCACCATCAAGGATGTTGCCCGTGAGGCGAAGGTCTCCGTCGCCACTGTGTCGCGTGCCCTCAACGGTCACGAGAACGTCGCCGAGCCGGTGCGCAAGCAGGTGCTGGAAGTCGCCCGCCGGCTCCGCTACGCCCCGCATGCCGCCGCGCGCAGCCTGAGCAGCCGCAGCACGCAGACCATCGGCCTGGTGCTGCCCGACCTGCACGGCGAGTTCTTTTCCGAACTGATGCGTGGCATCGACGGGGTCGCGCGCATGCACCGCTGGCACCTGCTGGTCTCCAGCTACCACGGCGACCAGGAACAGCAGGGCGTCGCGCTGCAGGCCATGCGCGGCCGCGTCGACGGCCTGCTGGTCATGTCGCCCTATGCGGCAGACGCGGGTTTCCTGATGGACAACCTGCCGCCGGCACTGCCCACCGTCCTGATCAACACCCCGGTGGCGGATGGCCAGTACCCGGCCTTCGGCATCGACGACCATGCCGGCGCCCTGGCCATGACCCGCTATCTGCTGGAGGCCGGGCACCGCCGCATCGCCTTCATCGCCGGTCCCGACGGCAACCATGATGCCCGCGAGCGCCTGCGCGGCTTCCAGGACGCGATGGCCGCGGCCGGCGCGCCCGCCGAAGGCCGCGTGCTGGCCGGCGGTTTCGACGAGGCGTCCGGGTACGCGGCCGGAAAGGCGCTGCTGCGCGAAGCGCACCTGCCCGATGCGGTGTTCGCGGCGAACGACATGATGGCGCTGGGTTGCCTGTACGCCTTCAGCCAGGCCGGCGTCCGCGTGCCGCAACAGGTCGCGCTGGCCGGGTTCGACGATATCCCGCTGGCACGTTTCGTTCACCCGTCCTTGACCACGATGCAGGTCAGCATCGCCGACCTCGGGGGGCGGGCGACATCGCACCTGCTGCACCTGATGGAGCGCGACGACGCGTCGGAAGGGGGCGCTGGAACGACGCTCGTACCCACCCTGATCGTGCGTGATTCGACGTCCCGACGAGAGCTTCCCTGA
- a CDS encoding ABC transporter substrate-binding protein, with protein MPVLLCLVLLAACARPQQGITLRFWAMGREAEVVGELVREFEAENPGIRVEVQNIPWTAAHEKLLTAYAADGLPDICQLGNTWIPEFATLGALTPLQPYVDASREVVPADYFPGIWDTNVVEGRLVGIPWYVDTRLLFYRKDLLRKAGYDHPPRDWAEWERMNQALKQALGPDRYPVLMPLNEFEPQLSLALQQDDPLLRDHDTRGNFASPGFRRALGFYANMFEQGWAPKMSETQISNVWDEFFRGFTVFYLSGPWNIREFRQRQPASLEGEWGTAPLPGPHSPGGGIAGGTSLVVMQSSPHKQAAWKLIEFLSRPAVQQRFHALIGDLPPRRSVWRQASLHEDPLAAAFGQQLERVRPTPKVLEWERIAQEMRIVSEQVVRGGLDQDAAVRRLDARVDEILAKRRWIIQQQATQEAAR; from the coding sequence CTGCCCGTGCTGTTGTGCCTGGTCCTGCTGGCCGCCTGCGCGCGGCCGCAGCAGGGCATCACCCTGCGCTTCTGGGCGATGGGGCGCGAAGCCGAAGTGGTCGGCGAGCTGGTCCGCGAGTTCGAGGCCGAAAACCCCGGCATCCGCGTCGAGGTGCAGAACATCCCCTGGACCGCGGCGCACGAAAAGCTGCTGACCGCCTACGCCGCCGATGGCCTGCCGGACATCTGCCAGCTCGGCAATACCTGGATACCCGAGTTCGCCACCCTCGGTGCGCTGACCCCGCTGCAGCCCTACGTGGACGCTTCGCGCGAGGTCGTGCCGGCGGACTATTTCCCGGGGATCTGGGACACCAACGTGGTCGAGGGCCGGCTGGTCGGCATCCCCTGGTACGTGGATACGCGGCTGCTGTTCTACCGCAAGGACCTGCTGCGCAAGGCCGGCTATGACCACCCGCCGCGCGACTGGGCCGAGTGGGAGCGCATGAACCAGGCGCTGAAGCAGGCGCTCGGGCCCGACCGCTACCCGGTGCTGATGCCGCTCAACGAGTTCGAGCCGCAGCTGTCGCTGGCGCTGCAGCAGGACGATCCGCTGCTGCGCGACCACGACACCCGCGGCAATTTCGCCAGTCCCGGGTTCCGCCGCGCGCTGGGCTTCTACGCCAACATGTTCGAGCAGGGCTGGGCGCCGAAGATGTCCGAGACCCAGATCTCCAATGTGTGGGACGAGTTCTTCCGCGGCTTCACCGTGTTCTACCTGTCCGGGCCCTGGAACATCCGCGAGTTCCGGCAACGCCAGCCGGCCTCGCTGGAGGGCGAGTGGGGCACCGCGCCGCTGCCGGGTCCGCACAGCCCGGGCGGCGGCATCGCCGGTGGCACCAGCCTGGTGGTGATGCAGTCGTCGCCGCACAAGCAGGCCGCATGGAAACTGATCGAGTTCCTGTCGCGACCGGCGGTGCAGCAGCGGTTCCACGCCCTCATCGGCGACCTGCCGCCGCGGCGCAGCGTGTGGCGGCAGGCATCGCTGCACGAGGACCCGCTGGCGGCCGCGTTCGGCCAGCAGCTGGAGCGGGTCAGGCCCACGCCCAAGGTGCTGGAGTGGGAGCGCATCGCCCAGGAAATGCGCATCGTCAGCGAGCAGGTGGTACGCGGCGGGTTGGACCAGGACGCCGCGGTCAGGCGGCTGGATGCGCGGGTGGACGAGATCCTCGCCAAGCGCCGCTGGATCATCCAGCAGCAGGCGACGCAGGAGGCCGCGCGATGA